One Limnochordia bacterium DNA window includes the following coding sequences:
- a CDS encoding LacI family transcriptional regulator yields MSIATVSRVINGNYPVGKKTRQRVLKAMKDLGYSPNHVARSLALQSTSTIGVVCTDLKNPYFVEMIEQIQLVTAGSSLQLLLQNTSVAENERDAVQLLLDRRVDAIIFIAHHEELDDVEHITSTAKMVPVVLIGQELPGTKVMSICAEEEQGMYTLGKQLLQLGHRNVLFLGGKEGSHPTEVKLRGLRNAFALNNDVRLEVELTGYQYTAANVLEDRIAGGLLQWCTAIVAVSDYVAIGALNVLDANGIRVPTDITVTGFDNIFWATCVRPKLTTVEPNKELLAQNAVHAIMNALDGQASIGKVLVPSELILRGSHRSIISK; encoded by the coding sequence GTGTCCATAGCTACCGTCTCACGGGTGATTAACGGCAACTATCCAGTTGGGAAGAAAACGCGTCAACGTGTATTAAAGGCGATGAAAGACCTAGGTTATTCCCCTAACCATGTGGCAAGAAGCTTAGCCTTACAGAGCACTTCCACCATAGGCGTTGTCTGTACTGACCTTAAGAACCCATATTTTGTCGAAATGATTGAGCAAATACAGTTGGTTACCGCTGGCAGTTCGCTACAGCTATTGTTACAAAACACAAGTGTGGCCGAAAATGAGAGGGACGCAGTGCAATTATTGTTGGACCGGCGGGTAGATGCCATTATTTTCATCGCTCACCATGAGGAGCTGGACGATGTAGAGCATATTACATCGACAGCAAAGATGGTGCCAGTGGTCCTGATTGGCCAGGAATTACCTGGAACCAAGGTGATGAGTATCTGTGCCGAAGAAGAGCAGGGCATGTACACCCTCGGGAAGCAGTTACTTCAGCTTGGGCATCGCAACGTCTTATTTCTCGGTGGAAAGGAAGGAAGTCATCCAACTGAAGTCAAACTAAGGGGACTAAGAAATGCTTTCGCTCTAAACAATGATGTCCGATTGGAAGTGGAATTGACTGGATACCAATATACCGCGGCAAATGTCTTGGAAGACCGAATAGCAGGCGGATTACTTCAATGGTGTACGGCTATCGTAGCTGTCAGTGATTATGTAGCCATCGGAGCGCTAAACGTATTGGATGCCAACGGTATTAGAGTCCCAACTGATATTACAGTAACAGGATTTGACAATATATTCTGGGCGACTTGTGTAAGGCCGAAGCTTACAACAGTGGAGCCCAATAAAGAGCTGTTGGCTCAAAATGCTGTCCACGCAATCATGAATGCATTAGATGGCCAAGCCTCAATAGGGAAAGTACTGGTACCATCTGAGCTAATTTTACGAGGCTCACATCGGTCAATTATCTCAAAGTGA